In the Tepidimicrobium xylanilyticum genome, one interval contains:
- a CDS encoding amidohydrolase family protein, which yields MMVEAGMTPMDAIVASTKIASELLYIDENYGTLEKGKFADFLVLDENPLDNLDTLFNIDEVYKLGKLVK from the coding sequence TTGATGGTAGAAGCAGGAATGACTCCAATGGATGCTATAGTAGCCTCAACTAAAATTGCCTCTGAACTATTATATATAGATGAAAATTATGGTACTTTAGAAAAAGGGAAGTTTGCTGATTTTCTGGTATTAGATGAAAATCCTTTAGATAATCTAGATACCCTATTTAATATAGATGAGGTTTATAAATTAGGTAAACTAGTAAAATAA
- a CDS encoding energy-coupling factor ABC transporter ATP-binding protein — protein sequence MIKPVEVHNLYFKYRIGSDYILKGVDLSLNRGEVLAITGLSGSGKSTLLNIICGIIPHIRKGKIQGEVKLWGKDVKDLKIAQITKKVGIVFQDPDTQLFSPTVEDEIAFGPENLMVERGEIGRRIEKTLKLVQMEEYRCENPNNLSGGQKQLIAIAAVLAMEPELLLFDEITSQVDEEGKGRIKDIISKLKEQGRTIILVDHNRDILELADRLMELKDGKLEVKGW from the coding sequence ATGATTAAGCCAGTGGAAGTACATAATTTATATTTTAAATATAGGATAGGTTCAGATTATATATTAAAGGGAGTAGACTTAAGCCTAAACAGGGGAGAAGTATTGGCTATTACAGGATTAAGCGGATCTGGTAAGAGTACCCTCTTAAATATCATCTGCGGGATTATACCCCATATTAGGAAGGGCAAAATCCAAGGGGAAGTTAAATTATGGGGGAAGGATGTTAAGGACTTAAAAATAGCCCAAATAACTAAAAAAGTGGGGATAGTATTCCAAGACCCAGATACTCAGCTATTTTCACCTACTGTAGAAGATGAGATTGCCTTTGGGCCAGAGAATCTAATGGTGGAAAGAGGAGAAATAGGAAGAAGAATCGAAAAGACCCTTAAATTAGTTCAAATGGAAGAGTATAGATGTGAAAATCCTAATAATCTATCTGGAGGGCAGAAGCAGCTTATAGCCATTGCTGCAGTATTAGCTATGGAACCGGAACTCTTATTATTTGATGAGATTACATCACAGGTAGATGAAGAAGGTAAAGGGAGGATAAAGGATATAATATCCAAACTGAAAGAACAGGGAAGGACTATTATATTGGTAGATCATAATAGGGATATATTAGAATTAGCAGATCGGCTAATGGAGCTTAAGGACGGGAAATTAGAGGTTAAAGGCTGGTGA
- a CDS encoding molybdopterin-dependent oxidoreductase → MSNKTIGIIILILVIILGVFALMNRELVKDKRGALEMAEIIVKGDEMESMIKFEDIVELGEVEFLATLDTSDTDPQDYSYTGIPLINLIEEVGISIADKRQVIVRGIDGYTVVFSIDEVMDEDNIYLAYKINDRYLDSRERGGSGPYQIIVKKDQFSQRWCKFVVELEIR, encoded by the coding sequence TTGAGTAATAAAACCATTGGTATTATTATATTGATATTAGTAATTATACTGGGGGTTTTTGCCTTAATGAATAGAGAGCTTGTAAAGGATAAAAGGGGGGCCTTGGAAATGGCTGAAATAATCGTAAAAGGGGATGAAATGGAGAGCATGATAAAATTTGAGGATATAGTTGAATTAGGAGAAGTAGAGTTTTTGGCTACCCTAGACACTAGCGATACAGACCCGCAAGACTACAGCTATACTGGAATACCATTAATTAATTTAATTGAGGAAGTGGGAATATCTATAGCTGATAAAAGGCAGGTAATAGTGCGGGGGATAGATGGTTATACCGTTGTTTTTAGCATAGATGAGGTGATGGATGAGGATAATATTTATTTGGCCTATAAGATAAATGACAGATATCTGGATAGCAGGGAAAGGGGAGGCAGTGGGCCTTACCAGATAATTGTTAAGAAAGACCAGTTTAGCCAAAGATGGTGTAAATTCGTTGTGGAGCTGGAAATAAGATGA
- a CDS encoding molybdopterin-dependent oxidoreductase, with the protein MSIKKIIAIGTVSGLIIIFAFSLGFFAEEDIFITIVQGEAEKIVDKEFIYSHSEAIVFPAVVRSSGKKPIETEYKGIELSTFFSSLGIDTSGAKRITFNATDGYRIILKVEELLEPNNVYLTFERDGELMKSKKHGGNGPFQLVIRRDPFSQRWIKHVEEIIIE; encoded by the coding sequence ATGAGTATTAAAAAGATAATTGCCATAGGAACTGTAAGTGGGTTGATAATTATTTTTGCCTTTTCATTAGGATTTTTTGCAGAAGAGGATATTTTTATAACCATCGTTCAAGGAGAAGCTGAGAAGATTGTTGATAAGGAATTTATATATAGTCATTCAGAAGCAATTGTTTTTCCTGCTGTAGTAAGGAGTAGCGGGAAAAAGCCTATTGAAACGGAATATAAGGGTATTGAATTATCCACTTTCTTTTCATCCTTGGGTATAGATACATCTGGTGCAAAGAGGATAACCTTCAATGCAACAGATGGATATAGGATAATTTTGAAGGTTGAGGAGCTTTTGGAACCAAACAATGTTTATCTCACTTTTGAAAGGGATGGAGAGCTTATGAAATCTAAGAAACATGGAGGCAATGGCCCCTTTCAGTTGGTAATAAGAAGAGATCCTTTTAGTCAACGCTGGATTAAACATGTTGAAGAGATTATTATAGAATAG
- a CDS encoding ECF transporter S component encodes MFKNLVNKFSIFEIIVIALMATLGIATKPVIVPLAHIITGPLFIPGGAIAGGLYMMWIVLGMGLIGKVGVATLISLVQSIMVVSLGIYGTHGIVSFFTYIIPGLVVDLYLLLIKRREFNPGNYFIAGILANISGTFLVNLVFFRLPLIPLVLTLTSASLSGGIGGLIAYNIIKGLKKNNALKNLIDKGGHDE; translated from the coding sequence ATGTTTAAGAATTTGGTGAATAAATTTTCCATTTTTGAAATAATAGTAATTGCACTAATGGCTACCTTAGGTATTGCCACCAAGCCAGTTATAGTGCCCTTGGCCCATATCATCACCGGTCCCCTATTCATTCCCGGTGGGGCTATTGCAGGAGGCCTATATATGATGTGGATAGTGTTGGGAATGGGCTTAATAGGAAAGGTTGGAGTTGCTACCTTAATATCCCTAGTTCAATCCATCATGGTGGTAAGCCTTGGCATATACGGAACCCATGGAATTGTAAGCTTTTTTACATACATAATTCCCGGATTGGTTGTAGACCTTTATCTTCTATTGATTAAAAGAAGGGAGTTTAATCCAGGTAATTATTTTATAGCAGGAATATTAGCCAACATAAGTGGAACTTTTCTAGTTAATTTGGTGTTCTTCAGGCTGCCATTAATACCTTTAGTACTGACTTTAACTTCAGCTTCCCTTTCAGGAGGAATTGGCGGATTGATAGCCTATAATATAATTAAAGGTTTGAAGAAAAATAACGCATTAAAAAACCTAATAGACAAAGGAGGACACGATGAATAA
- the mobB gene encoding molybdopterin-guanine dinucleotide biosynthesis protein B: MKVFSVVGITESGKTTTIENIIKELRSRNYSVGSVKEIHFEKFAIDTVGSNTYRHREAGSQLVTARGYFETDILFQEKLSMDEILKFYNHDFVILEGVTDSNVPKIITAHNEKEILERLDDLVFAISGKISNSLDEFEGLPVINTIDNVEKIVDLIEEKVFDKLPDFPEDCCGECGYSCRQLGALILKGKARREDCVLAQSRVKLQIGGKDIEMVPFVQRVLYNAVLGVVKELKGYEEGKEITVRIL; the protein is encoded by the coding sequence ATGAAGGTTTTTTCCGTAGTGGGAATAACGGAATCTGGCAAGACCACAACTATCGAGAATATAATCAAGGAATTGAGAAGTAGGAATTATTCTGTAGGTTCAGTTAAGGAAATACATTTTGAGAAATTTGCCATAGACACGGTAGGGTCCAATACATATAGGCATAGAGAAGCTGGCTCCCAACTGGTAACAGCAAGAGGATATTTCGAAACTGATATATTGTTCCAGGAAAAATTGAGTATGGATGAAATCCTTAAGTTTTATAACCATGATTTTGTTATATTGGAAGGAGTTACAGATTCCAATGTGCCAAAGATTATTACTGCCCATAATGAGAAGGAAATCTTGGAAAGGTTGGATGATTTGGTATTTGCTATATCTGGGAAAATATCCAATAGCTTAGACGAATTTGAAGGCTTGCCGGTTATCAATACTATAGATAATGTAGAAAAGATAGTGGATTTAATAGAAGAAAAGGTTTTTGATAAATTGCCAGATTTTCCTGAAGATTGTTGTGGCGAATGCGGTTATAGTTGTAGACAATTAGGAGCCTTGATATTAAAAGGAAAGGCTAGAAGGGAAGATTGTGTATTGGCACAGTCCAGAGTAAAACTGCAAATTGGAGGAAAGGATATAGAAATGGTTCCCTTCGTCCAGAGAGTTTTATATAATGCTGTACTTGGAGTGGTAAAGGAATTGAAAGGCTATGAGGAAGGGAAAGAAATAACAGTACGGATATTGTAG
- a CDS encoding alkaline phosphatase family protein, whose amino-acid sequence MNKKYIFLLFLFSLIMLLIPSCGKLGSRDGEVTSDDRREMGMNIIDGERNIKSISPKEYREFRLEDLIDEEYDRAVIMGRLGQVESLQEGGYFLTNNDVIGYMDRTGTALVEDVIGVVLNPPNKNITHAYEDMSNFLVEEDVLFILLDGLGYHQYLYAIEGEYLPFLKEQARAEKAMSVYKPVTNAGLAAIITGRYPIENGIHSRNERELKVDSIFKLAEELYKKTLYVEGNIGILKTEIEPILHLDENKDGFTDDEVFKATMEAIKEGYNFIFTHFHGIDDCGHAYGPLSEETMEFIKRIDGYLEEMVSKWKGKVIITADHGMHSTDDGGDHGLFRYEDLMVPYIILEGGGQFE is encoded by the coding sequence ATGAATAAGAAGTACATATTTCTACTTTTCCTATTTAGCTTAATAATGCTATTGATACCTTCCTGTGGGAAGTTGGGTTCAAGGGATGGGGAAGTTACTAGTGATGATAGAAGGGAAATGGGAATGAATATAATCGATGGGGAAAGGAATATAAAAAGTATATCTCCAAAGGAATATAGGGAATTTAGGCTAGAGGATCTTATAGATGAGGAATATGATAGAGCAGTGATAATGGGTAGATTAGGCCAAGTGGAAAGCCTTCAAGAAGGGGGGTATTTCCTAACTAATAACGATGTTATCGGTTACATGGACCGAACTGGCACAGCTCTAGTTGAGGATGTGATAGGTGTAGTATTAAATCCTCCTAATAAAAACATTACCCATGCCTATGAGGATATGTCTAATTTTTTGGTAGAGGAAGATGTATTGTTTATTTTGTTAGATGGATTGGGATACCATCAATACCTATATGCTATTGAAGGGGAATATTTACCCTTTTTAAAGGAACAAGCAAGGGCTGAAAAGGCCATGTCAGTCTATAAACCTGTAACCAATGCAGGATTAGCTGCCATAATAACAGGCAGGTATCCTATAGAAAATGGAATCCATTCTAGAAATGAGAGGGAGTTAAAGGTTGATTCCATATTCAAGTTAGCAGAGGAATTGTATAAGAAGACCTTATATGTAGAAGGGAATATAGGTATACTTAAAACGGAAATTGAACCCATCTTGCATTTGGATGAAAATAAGGATGGTTTTACCGATGATGAAGTATTTAAAGCTACTATGGAGGCTATAAAGGAAGGCTATAATTTTATATTTACTCATTTTCATGGAATTGATGATTGCGGCCACGCCTATGGACCCCTTTCTGAGGAAACTATGGAGTTTATCAAACGGATAGATGGCTATTTAGAAGAAATGGTATCCAAGTGGAAGGGGAAGGTAATTATAACTGCAGACCATGGAATGCATTCAACTGATGATGGTGGTGATCATGGCCTATTTAGATATGAGGACCTAATGGTTCCTTATATAATTCTTGAAGGAGGGGGCCAATTTGAGTAA
- a CDS encoding DegV family protein has protein sequence MIKIIMDSTSDLPDNMIKKYNIDILPLRVLLKEKEHLDKVTISVEEVYEAMRKGISPKTSMPNPKNAYDLFKKYASKGINFIYFSFSSKLSSTYENCYMIIEKLKKEYPEVKMEIIDTKAGSFASGLITLQGAIFAKLGKKFEDIIEYSKENVKHIEHIFTIDDLSWLLKGGRISKSSAIIGRALNIKPILDLQDGRIVVIKKVRGRKRALNTIADLVQNRIKDFPDQIIGIAHADDLSSALELKDMLIERIGHNCNILIEKIGSVLASHIGIGGVGVFFFSKKPDFYVNEELLC, from the coding sequence ATGATAAAAATTATAATGGATAGCACTTCAGATCTGCCAGACAATATGATTAAAAAGTACAATATAGATATTTTACCATTAAGGGTATTATTGAAAGAAAAAGAACATTTAGATAAGGTGACCATTTCTGTAGAAGAAGTATATGAGGCTATGAGAAAAGGAATAAGTCCTAAGACTTCTATGCCTAATCCAAAGAATGCTTATGATTTATTTAAGAAATATGCATCTAAAGGAATAAATTTCATATATTTTTCCTTTTCATCCAAATTATCGAGTACTTACGAAAACTGTTATATGATTATCGAAAAGCTAAAAAAGGAGTATCCAGAAGTGAAAATGGAGATAATAGACACAAAAGCTGGCTCTTTTGCTTCAGGATTAATAACTTTACAGGGAGCCATTTTTGCAAAGCTAGGCAAAAAATTTGAGGATATAATAGAATATTCCAAGGAAAATGTTAAGCATATTGAACATATTTTTACTATTGACGATTTAAGTTGGTTATTAAAGGGTGGTAGGATTTCAAAAAGCAGTGCCATAATAGGAAGAGCCCTCAATATTAAACCTATTTTAGATCTTCAAGATGGTAGAATAGTAGTAATTAAAAAAGTGAGGGGAAGGAAAAGAGCTTTGAATACTATAGCAGATCTAGTTCAAAATAGAATTAAAGATTTTCCTGACCAAATTATAGGTATAGCTCATGCTGATGACTTAAGTTCTGCTTTAGAGTTAAAAGATATGTTAATTGAAAGGATTGGCCACAATTGTAATATTTTAATTGAAAAAATAGGAAGTGTTTTAGCTTCCCATATAGGCATTGGAGGGGTTGGAGTATTCTTCTTTAGCAAAAAGCCTGATTTTTACGTAAATGAAGAATTGTTGTGCTAG
- a CDS encoding alanyl-tRNA editing protein has protein sequence MTERIYLENPYLRNIEARIVEKKYMNNRYYVKTNKTIFYPNLAGGQPGDRGTINGVEVIDTYEDGIDIVHVLKDNIHSDRVELSIDWNNRFDYMQQHSGQHLLSSVFYKLFNGETIGFYIGKEYVYIDVDIPKISEEEIQKVEEFANKIVFSNFSIKSYIVEREDIDKIPVRKDPIVSSNIRIVEIDGIDFSPCCGTHLRSTGEIGMIKIRRVESYKGNIRVEFVCGNRALRDYIWKSNAIQKISNLLSSKDKDVYNRVEKLYNDKENLEKENRLLREKLFKFIATDLIREAKNINGINFIINESMDMEFKELQNLIPYVNLIENTIILFGVKGNSTGQFIISRSQNLNINMKKLLEEVSQNIEIKGGGSPQTIQGGCSIDKLDDVIKTFYDKILERL, from the coding sequence TTGACAGAAAGAATCTACTTAGAGAATCCATATTTACGTAATATTGAGGCTAGGATTGTAGAAAAAAAATATATGAATAACAGATATTATGTCAAGACCAATAAAACCATATTCTATCCAAACTTAGCTGGTGGACAACCTGGGGACAGAGGAACTATCAATGGTGTAGAAGTGATAGATACTTATGAAGATGGAATAGATATAGTCCATGTTCTTAAAGATAACATTCATAGCGATAGAGTTGAACTATCCATAGATTGGAATAATAGATTCGATTATATGCAGCAACATTCTGGACAACACCTTCTATCTTCTGTATTCTATAAATTATTCAATGGTGAAACCATTGGATTCTATATTGGAAAGGAATATGTTTATATCGATGTAGATATACCTAAGATTAGTGAAGAAGAGATACAGAAAGTGGAAGAATTTGCTAATAAAATAGTCTTTTCAAACTTCTCCATCAAATCCTATATTGTGGAAAGGGAAGATATTGATAAAATACCTGTGAGAAAGGACCCAATAGTCAGCTCCAATATCAGAATAGTAGAAATAGATGGAATAGATTTTTCCCCTTGTTGTGGCACTCATTTACGGAGTACAGGGGAAATTGGCATGATTAAGATAAGGCGAGTAGAATCCTACAAAGGGAATATCCGAGTAGAATTTGTATGTGGCAATAGGGCCTTAAGGGATTATATCTGGAAAAGCAATGCCATTCAAAAGATTAGCAACCTACTATCCTCAAAGGATAAGGACGTTTATAATAGAGTTGAAAAACTGTATAATGATAAGGAAAATTTAGAGAAGGAAAATAGGCTTTTAAGAGAAAAATTATTCAAATTCATAGCAACAGATTTAATAAGGGAAGCAAAGAACATTAATGGGATCAATTTCATCATTAATGAATCCATGGATATGGAATTTAAAGAACTTCAGAATTTAATACCCTACGTCAATTTAATAGAAAATACTATAATTCTATTTGGCGTAAAGGGCAATTCCACTGGGCAATTTATAATAAGCAGAAGTCAAAATCTTAATATAAACATGAAGAAATTATTGGAAGAGGTATCTCAGAACATAGAAATTAAAGGAGGAGGCAGCCCTCAAACTATACAAGGCGGTTGTTCCATCGATAAGCTAGATGATGTAATTAAAACCTTCTATGATAAGATTTTGGAAAGGTTATAA
- a CDS encoding energy-coupling factor ABC transporter ATP-binding protein, translating into MTYLDFIEIKNLHFEYVNGRPIFNNLSLRIRMDEVTALLGSNGSGKTTLGKLIMGILRPIRGQVLISNRDNSKMTLAEIGSKIGYLFQNPEKHFFCNTVEEELGFALKFNGCEEAFIKNRVEGLLKEFHLEGLRESFPLLLSQGEKRRLAIATILINEPEYMILDEPTNGLDFERKRILVGVLRELTEKGVGMTIISHDHSFIEEIAHRKIEIHRGEIIYDQRI; encoded by the coding sequence GTGACCTATTTGGATTTTATAGAAATAAAGAATTTACATTTTGAATATGTAAATGGAAGGCCTATATTTAATAATTTAAGCTTAAGGATAAGAATGGATGAAGTTACAGCCCTACTGGGTTCCAATGGAAGTGGAAAGACTACCTTGGGTAAGCTTATAATGGGGATTTTAAGGCCTATTAGGGGACAAGTTCTTATATCCAATAGGGATAATTCTAAAATGACCTTGGCAGAAATAGGTTCCAAGATAGGGTATCTATTTCAAAATCCAGAAAAGCATTTTTTTTGTAATACGGTAGAGGAGGAATTGGGATTTGCATTGAAGTTTAATGGCTGCGAAGAAGCTTTTATTAAAAACAGAGTAGAAGGCTTACTAAAAGAATTTCACTTGGAGGGTTTAAGGGAGAGTTTTCCATTACTGTTAAGCCAAGGGGAAAAGCGAAGGCTTGCCATTGCCACCATATTGATTAATGAACCTGAATATATGATTTTAGATGAACCGACTAATGGGTTGGATTTTGAGAGGAAAAGAATACTCGTAGGAGTACTAAGGGAACTAACAGAAAAAGGAGTTGGAATGACAATTATTAGCCATGATCATTCCTTTATTGAAGAAATTGCCCATAGGAAAATAGAAATCCATAGGGGTGAAATAATATATGACCAGAGGATTTAA
- a CDS encoding energy-coupling factor transporter transmembrane component T family protein, producing the protein MTRGFKLDPRTKLLMVFCFSTLAIISEDTLSLCIILILTLIVTLFFKVNLKRSLNKVKRLLYMIAVIAIVQSIFSSKGEVLFSIGSLPVLTSIGLEKGIQFIVRMMIIVFSATIITTSNSRKIVQGLVQWGLPYDIAFMVAVGIRFLPLLTEEVKDSLIALQLRGIEVNNMPLKKRISLYSHIFTPILVGTILKAERLSVAIEMRGFRAYDSRTSFLVLKMSKWDYLIIFSIVVFTLSYIIDYYFI; encoded by the coding sequence ATGACCAGAGGATTTAAATTAGATCCCAGAACCAAGCTTCTTATGGTCTTTTGCTTTTCCACTTTAGCCATTATAAGTGAAGATACTCTTTCCCTTTGTATTATATTAATTTTAACCTTAATAGTGACTTTGTTTTTTAAGGTGAATTTGAAGAGGAGTTTAAATAAGGTAAAGAGACTTTTATACATGATAGCTGTTATTGCAATAGTCCAGAGCATATTTTCTAGCAAAGGGGAAGTTCTATTTTCCATTGGAAGTCTTCCGGTCTTAACTAGCATAGGATTAGAAAAGGGAATCCAATTCATAGTAAGAATGATGATAATAGTATTTTCAGCCACTATAATTACCACTTCAAATTCCAGGAAGATAGTACAAGGACTGGTTCAATGGGGATTACCCTATGATATAGCCTTCATGGTAGCAGTAGGTATTCGTTTTTTGCCCTTATTAACTGAAGAGGTCAAGGATTCATTAATTGCCCTCCAGCTAAGGGGAATTGAAGTAAATAATATGCCTCTTAAAAAAAGGATCAGTTTGTATTCCCATATATTCACCCCTATATTAGTAGGAACTATATTAAAGGCTGAAAGGTTGTCGGTTGCTATTGAAATGAGGGGGTTTAGAGCCTACGATAGTCGCACAAGCTTTCTAGTGTTAAAAATGTCTAAGTGGGATTATCTGATAATTTTTTCCATTGTTGTGTTTACCCTTTCATATATAATTGATTATTATTTCATATAA
- a CDS encoding 4Fe-4S binding protein, with protein sequence MKIGKRSIIQIAFTLFTIITCIVYYLYINGLVDSKVLSIGDINPYGGWSALKSTFTDPSYKWRGISRSIALTIGISLVALLMGRFFCGYMCPIGALQDFFKYMGRRLGIRGRRLPRGSYFKPEVLKYLILLIVLTLSILGLGNRVSFYSPWLAYLNLFLGFNLQVGFFILLIIASTSLFIKRAFCRLLCPLGAFQSLLTVLGPSGIYANERCGGCTYCLRDCAVAIDKPDNGEISPECIRCLKCVETQCIRHTEGYTLKFVRQTLNRNSYIAISLTLIIGIYLFFPSIKANNNTQSIMDLGILKDGTYIGTGIGFGGRMQVEVIIRNGRIVDINPTDHNETIGYFEEVFRRISINIIESQNFNVDAISGATATSRGFINAVKSGINQALEENRRIR encoded by the coding sequence ATGAAAATAGGCAAGAGAAGTATCATACAGATAGCTTTTACCTTATTTACCATAATAACTTGTATAGTATATTATCTATATATCAATGGGCTTGTGGACTCTAAAGTACTATCTATAGGGGATATCAACCCCTATGGGGGCTGGAGTGCCCTAAAATCTACTTTTACTGATCCATCCTACAAGTGGAGGGGGATAAGCAGGTCTATTGCCCTTACCATTGGAATATCCCTTGTTGCCCTATTAATGGGCAGGTTCTTCTGTGGATATATGTGTCCCATAGGAGCCCTACAGGATTTCTTTAAATATATGGGAAGAAGGCTGGGGATTAGGGGGAGAAGGCTTCCAAGAGGGAGTTATTTCAAACCTGAAGTATTAAAATACTTAATATTGTTAATAGTCCTAACATTGAGCATTTTAGGTCTGGGGAACAGGGTATCGTTCTATTCTCCCTGGCTTGCTTATTTAAACCTATTCCTAGGCTTTAATTTGCAGGTAGGTTTTTTTATACTATTGATAATAGCCTCAACTTCCCTATTTATAAAAAGGGCTTTCTGCAGGCTTTTGTGTCCATTAGGGGCTTTTCAGAGCTTACTTACTGTCCTTGGCCCATCTGGAATCTATGCCAATGAAAGGTGCGGTGGATGTACCTATTGTTTAAGGGATTGCGCTGTTGCCATAGATAAGCCTGATAATGGTGAGATTTCGCCAGAGTGTATTCGGTGTTTAAAATGTGTGGAAACCCAATGTATAAGGCATACTGAGGGCTATACTTTAAAATTTGTAAGGCAAACCCTTAATAGGAATTCCTATATAGCCATTAGTCTTACCTTGATAATAGGAATTTATCTATTCTTTCCATCAATTAAAGCAAACAACAATACCCAATCTATAATGGATTTAGGTATTTTAAAGGATGGAACCTATATTGGGACTGGAATTGGTTTTGGTGGCAGGATGCAGGTAGAGGTAATTATAAGAAATGGGAGGATTGTAGATATAAATCCAACTGACCACAATGAAACTATTGGATATTTTGAGGAGGTTTTTAGGAGGATTTCCATAAATATAATTGAGAGCCAAAATTTCAATGTGGATGCTATAAGCGGAGCTACAGCCACAAGTAGAGGTTTTATAAATGCGGTTAAGAGCGGAATTAATCAAGCCTTAGAGGAAAATAGGAGGATAAGATGA
- a CDS encoding amidohydrolase family protein yields the protein MTDKVLYKGFTLIDGSGKEPIKNAWFIVEDKRIIEIGRDNDHPNIEDTKVVDLNGKTVMPGLINCHVHITMEPVAAPFAMLIRESDAMTTLRSAANLKKHLRSGTTFFRDLGAPNYIDIDLRDAVNEGIIEGPEFIVAGKCITMTGDHGWSIGREADGVDEVRKTCREQLKAGIDVMVQMQELLSISMIKLHMS from the coding sequence ATGACAGATAAAGTTTTATATAAGGGATTCACATTGATTGATGGAAGTGGAAAGGAACCTATTAAAAATGCTTGGTTTATAGTGGAAGATAAGAGGATCATAGAAATTGGAAGAGATAATGATCATCCAAATATAGAGGATACTAAAGTAGTAGATTTAAATGGCAAGACTGTTATGCCAGGGTTAATCAATTGTCATGTCCATATAACCATGGAACCCGTAGCAGCCCCCTTCGCCATGTTAATCAGAGAATCAGATGCTATGACTACTTTAAGAAGTGCTGCTAATTTAAAGAAACATCTAAGATCAGGCACAACATTTTTCAGGGACTTAGGAGCCCCAAACTATATAGATATAGACTTAAGGGATGCAGTAAACGAAGGTATAATTGAAGGGCCAGAATTCATAGTAGCTGGAAAATGTATTACCATGACTGGAGACCATGGCTGGTCTATAGGAAGAGAGGCGGATGGTGTAGATGAAGTTAGAAAAACCTGTAGAGAACAATTAAAAGCTGGAATAGATGTTATGGTACAGATGCAGGAACTCCTTTCAATTTCCATGATAAAACTCCATATGAGTTGA